Sequence from the Aerococcus tenax genome:
AATAAACTTGTATCTTCATTTTTTATTTCATTGAGTAAGGGATTTTTAAAGACATGCTTTTTTTCAATACGATTTAACATTCCTTCCATATGACTCATCAAACTATTTTTTAGCACTGAATCACGATAAAAAGGAAAATCGGTTTTCTGAGAAACTCTTTCAATCAAATCTTGAATAATTTTTGCTAAAGTATCAGGGTGAGCTAACAGATCTTTGACCATCCCCTCTTGACTAGTAGTATCCCCTAAAGCAATAGAAATATACTCAATTTCAACCTTTGGCAAAGAAATATTTAATTCGTTTTCTAAACGATTGACAATGTTGGTGGCAATATTAGCCTTAAAGGGATAAGAACTGATATTTTCTTCTTCAACTGAATAGCCCATTTCTAGTCGTTTTATAGCCAAGGCAATGTGAAGGAATAGATTATAAAGAACATAATCTTGAAGTTCGGCGTTCTCTTTTTGAACCTCTTCAATAATTATGGTTATTATCTTTTCTGTCGGGATCCCCTCTAATAATGAACTATATAGAGGAAAAGCCTCTGTAAAGGCATCAATATTACTGATAAAGAAGTAATTAATAATAAACTTCCGTTTGTTTTCTTCTTTTCCGGTAATATAGATTCCTTTTTGCTGTTGATTATGTAAACAAAGTTGATAGTTCGAAAGTTTCTCTTTAATTTTTGATAAATCATTCTGCAAGGTAGACTCTGAAATAGATAATTCAGACAAGAGAGAATCAAATGCAAACTTTCTATTATTAAGCAATAAACCTTTTAATATAAAATGTTGTCGATCATTTGCTGTATTAATTTTCTTTTGAGAAATTTCCGTTTGAAAATATTGATTAAACAATCTTTTATTATTGAACTGTAAATAATAGCCTTTCCCGCGCTTGGATTTAATTTCTGCCCCATAATCTTCAAGAGACCCTTTTAAAGATTTAATGGTATTCCTAATTGTGCGATCGCTCACATTAAGAAATCCAGCTATCTCTTGGGCAGTAATATAGTCTCCAGACTGCTTCATCAGGATTCGAACAATATCTATTGATCTTTGATCTAACATACGCTTCATCTTTCATAGGTATTTCATTCAATCAACAAGTATAATATATATAAAACGCTTACAATATTAAAGCTAAACTTTTTCCGTTGAACAACGGAAAAATGATCATAAAAAAAGACCTGCTTTGTGCAGGTCCTCTCAATTTATAACTTATACAACATTGATGCTTTTTATAAGGCTAAAATCTTCACTGTCTTCATCATAGCTATATTCTAGGATACAGCAATTTGAAAAATGAGGGCGTTGATCAGTCTGCTTACGCCATTTTAAATAGAACGCATACATGGCGCCACCATGACTCACACATAGGACCTTTTCTTCTTGTCCGGCTGTGTCCATGACTTCGGTAATAGTCTCGGTCATTCGCTCAGCTACCTGGTCTACAGATTCTCCGCCGTAGTCCAAGAAATAATCTCCATAGGATTCTTCTCCTTCTTTATGCGGAGGATTCAAGTATTCTGAGGCTCCTTCATATAGCCCAAAATTCCATTCCTTTAAACCTTTTTTTCTAATATAGTTTGTTTGGGGAACAACTATCTCGGTAGTATCGCAAGCGCGCTCTTGCGTGGAAGAATAGACTGCTTGAAAATCGATACCTTCTTCTTGAAAATAGTCATAGACTTTTTGGGCTTGTTCCCTACCTAGATCAGTTAGAGGAGAATCGCAGGCTCCTTGAATTCGATTAAGTTGATTAAAAAGTGTTTGACCATGGCGCATTAGATATAATTTTTTTACCATGTCTAGCCTCCTTTGCCCTTAAAGTGACGACTTATAGATTTAAATTTTCACCTTGTGAGTCAATGACTTCTTTATACCAATAGAAAGAATCTTTTGCTTTTCTTTCTAAGCTTCCTGAGCCGTCATCATGTTTATCCACATAGATAAAGCCGTAACGTTTTCTCAATTCTCCAGTACCTGCAGAAACTAAGTCAATACATCCCCAAGTCGTATAACCCAAACATTTAACGCCATCTTCAACAATTGCTTTTTCCATTTCTTGGATATGTTGTCCGAGGTATTCAATACGGTAGTCATCATGGACAACCCCATCATCACCCACTTCATCAATAGCGCCAAAACCATTTTCAACGATAAAGAGAGGAATTCTATAACGGTCATAGAGCCAATTCATCGATACTCTTAAGCCAATGGGATCGATTTCCCAATCCCAATCTGAGCGATCGAGGTGAGGGTTTTCAACGAGGTCATGGTTTTCATTATAGTCATAATAAGTATTTTCTTCTTGGTGTTGGATAGTCGCTGATTTATAGTAAGAAAAACCAACATAGTCGACTTTACCAGCCTTGAGGATTTCTAAATCCTTCTCTGTAATGTCTAAATCAAAGTTTTTACGTTTAAAGAAAGCCTTCATATATTCTGGGTATTCTCCAAAGACATGAACATCCGAGAAATAATAGCGTTTTTGCATGGCTTTTTGTGCTTGTAAGACGTCTTCAGGTTTCGAATTTAATGGATAAATCGGTTGGAAATTCACCATACAACCGATTTCAAAATCTGGATTAATGGCATGCCCGATTTGAACTGCCTTTGCACTCGCTACTAACTCATAGTGAGCGGCTTGATGCATGATCGCCTCTCTATCTTCACCCTCTTTAATCTTGATTCCTGAGTTAGTAAATAAGGTAAAGTCTCTTTCATAGTCCGCTTGATTATTGATCTCATTAAAGGTCATCCAATATTTTACTTTGTCTTTATAACGCGCGAAACAAGCAGTAGCAAAACGAGCAAAGAGATCAATCACTTGCCGATTTCTAAAGCCACCATATTCCTCAACAATATGTAAGGGTAATTCAAAGTGTGACAGGGTAACAACGGGTTCAATATTGTGTTTCAAGCATTCATCAAAAAGGTCATCGTAGAATTGTAAACCTTCTTCATTTGGTGCGCTTTCGTCGCCATTTGGGAAAATACGGGTCCAAGCAATAGAAGTTCTAAAGCATTTAAAGCCCATTTCTGCGAATAAGGCAATGTCTTCCTTATAGTGATGATAATGGTCAATGCCATCATGGTTAGGATAATGTTTTCCTTCAACAACCCCATCAGTGATCTCACGTTCTTGCCCATGTTTAGCACCTGTCATGACATCAGCAACGCTAACACCCTTACCGCCAACGTTCCAAGCGCCTTCTAATTGGTGAGCCGCTACTGCGCCTCCCCATAAAAAATCATCAGATAATTTATACATCTCTATTCCTCCTAATTACTTTCTATATCAGATCATAATGAGCAAAAGCCTTATAAAGGCCATCCTTATCGACATCATCTGTAATATAATCGGCGACAGCCTTTGTCGACTCTCCGGCATTACCCATAGCAATTCCAGTCCCACAATATAACAACATATCATTATCTACCCGAGCGTCTCCAAAGGCATAGCTATCTTCTGAAGAAGCGCCTACAAAGCCTAATATATAAGCAATTGCATCACTCTTTTTAATATTTTTAAGCGCAATATCTCCGAATAAGGCCTCCTCATTGTGGCCACCCCAGGTATTGACTGCAAAATCAGCGAATTCTTCTTTAGCATCCAGGTAGTCCTGATAGTCTTCTAAAATAAATGAAATTTTATTAACGTCATCGCGATATAAGTTTTGATCAAATAGCATTTCTGGAAAAACGGACTCCACTGAAATATCAGACAAGTCTTTCTGCCCCTTATAAGCGCCATAACTTATCATGGTAGACTTTCCACGTTCGCGAAAATTTTCGCTGCCATAAAGTCCACTGTTGGATTCCAAATAAAATTCTAGGCCTCTATTTTTGAGCCAATCAACAATTCTTTTCTCTTGTTCTGCACTTAAACTATGATGGTAGATTTCCTTCCCAGCTATTTCCGCATAAGCGCCATTTGCTCCTATATAGCCATCAAAGCCTATCGCTAGAATATCGTCGTACATTTCTGCCTTACTTCGACCAGTCACTGGAAAAACTTTATTTCCCTTTTTTTGGCTAGCATGAATGGCTTGAACAGCCGATTCTGGCAGCTCATTCTTATAGGTTAATAAGGTTCCATCAACATCGATGAAGATATATTTGGCTTCCATCATTCTAGTTCCTTTCATAGACGATTATCTTTCACTATTAATTAAAGTTTCTCACCATTTGATTCAATGACATCTTTATACCAGTAAAATGAATCCTTAGGAGAGCGGTTTAAGCTGCCTTCGCCTTGGTCATTTTTATCCACATAAATAAAACCATAGCGCTTTTCCATTTGACCTTCACTAGCAGATACAAGGTCAATACATCCCCAAGGGGTATAGCCTAGTAGTGGAATGCCATCTTCAATCACTGCTAACTTCATTTGTTCAATATGCTGTCTTAAGTAATCAATCCGGTAATTATCATGAATGCTACCGTCAGCTTCAACCGTATCTTTAGCTCCTAGACCATTTTCGACAATGAATAGGGGCTTTTGATAGCGATCCCATAAAGTATTCATAGTAATTCTTAAACCTAACGGGTCAATCACCCAGCCCCACTCTGTGGTTTGGAGATGAGGGTTACTAATATTATCCACAGCATTACCGCTTTGTAACTCTTCTTCACTAACATCTGCCTTAGAGGTTCGTGATGAATAGTAAGAGAAGGTAATATAATCGACAGTGTTTTCTTTCAGTAACTGTTTATCTTCTTCCGTAATTTCAATATCAATATTTTCTTTATCGATATATTTCAATACCCAGCGTGGATATTCTCCTCTGGATTGAACATCAACGAAGAAGAAATTCCATTGATTATCTCTTTGCGCTTCACGAACATCTTTAGGATCGCAAGAATAGGGATAAAAGTCACCAGCAGCTAACATACACCCCATTTGCGCATTAGGATCAATTTCTTTCAGGCGTTTGGTGGCTAAAGCAGAGGCCAATAATTCATGGTGAGCCCCATTTAAAGTAATTTCATCTTTATGGCCTTTATCCTTACCATCGAAATGAATCCCCGCCCCAGTAAACGGCATATGCAATAGCATATTAATTTCATTAAAGGAAATATAATACTTAACCTTTCCTTTGAAACGGTTAAAAATGGTCACTACAAATTTTTCAAAATATTTCACCATATCACGGTTACGCCATGAACCAATAGCATCCACTAAATGTAAGGGCACATCAAAATGGGATAAGGTAACCACTGGTTCAATGTCATATTTCAATAATTCATCGATTAACTCCTCGTAAAACTTAAGTCCAGCTTCGTTAGGAGTATCTTCAATTCCTTTTGGGAATATTCTTGACCAAGCAATCGAGAAGCGATAACATTTAAAACCCATTTCTGCAAATAAGGCAACATCCTCTTTAAATCGATGGTAGTGGTCAATCGCTTGGTGTGAGGGATAGTATTCCCCCTCCGGCACGTCTTTATAAGATAGAAGGCCTCTGGCTACTTCCCAACGATACTTCCCTTGAGGAATAACGTCCACATTGGTAAGTCCTTTACCATCTTCTAAATAGGCACCTTCAAGTTGATTAGCAGCGGTAGCGCCGCCCCACAAAAAGTCATTTGGAAATGTACTCAATTTATATACCTCCAATGGTTTCAATAATATTGAATTACTAACATCTTTATCTTACTAAAAATAGCATTTAAAAAGTCGCTTTCAAATTGAATAGTTATTTCGTACACAAATGAACATTTATTTCCTCCTGTTTTTGTGTATAATAAACACAAATAATTATTTAATTTGTGCGCAAAGGGGATTGAGATGTTAATTAAAGAACGCTTGGATCAAGTCCAATTTTCACCCGCTGAACAGAATATTGTAAAATATATTCTAGAAAATCCCAGTAAAATCGAAGAAATGACTACCCAGGAAATAGCAGATATCACCCTCACTAATCCCACTAGTGTTATTCGCGTCGCCAAAAAAATGAACTTCAATGGCTGGTCATCCTTTAAAAAAGCCTACGTCAAAGAATTCACTTATCTAAACAATCAATTTGATTCCTTAGACGCTAATTTACCTTTTAAATCAGAGGATTCACCATTGGCAATTGCCGGTAGATTAGCTGCTATCGAGCAACAAACCTTATCGGATACCATGAGTCTATTAAATGAAAAGGAATTAAAAAAAGCTCAGAAATTTCTAACTAGAGCTAAAGAGATTAAGTTATTTGCTAATTTCTCCAATGCACTCATTTCACAAGATTTTGTACGAATGATGAAAAGAATCAATAAGCACACTTTGATTGCTAACGAATATGAGTCATTAGTGGAAGCTTACAATTCAGATAAGAACACATGCGCTATACTTATTTCTTATACTGGACAAAATCCGGAAATTTACAATGTTATTCCCCTATTAAAGAAAAATAAAACACCAATCATTAGTTTAACGGGAATCGGAGATAACCCAATCGCTGAAAAAAGTGACTGCAATTTGAATATCACCACTAGAGAGCGTCTATATTCAAAAATAGGTAACTTCACTTCAAATCATTCCATTATCTATCTCTTGGATCTGTTATATTCCCTGGTATTTGCTGCAAATTATGATAAGAATTTGGAACATATCGTCAAACAAGGACAAGTTACAGACCGGAGAAAGGCAAGTAGTTCAATTATGGAGGAAGATGAGTAAAAGGAAATAGAAAAATACGCAGATAGATTTTTAATGTGTAAGCGTATCAGATAGAAGAATAAAGTTTTCAAAACAAAAAACTTGATAAACCTAGCTTAAAGAGTATTTCACAGAATTCTTCGCTAGCTTATCAAGTTTTTTAGAATTAAATTTTCTATTTGACACTTACGGCATTCCATGGCTTTTTATGTATCAAAAGATGCAAATAAAGGCCCTATGGCTCTCATCAACCACAAATATTAGAGATTCTTTTAATACATAATGCCAAATCAACATTAGTTTGACTAGGAGCAAAAAGCATCAAAAGAAATAAATTTATCCTATTCCAGTAATATAAATTATAGATAAATAGCATACTAATGACTTATGTGTAGAATGTAAAATTAATGCTTACTATAAATTTTTTCTTTAACATCATATAGATTTTCAAAACTACCTTCAAGATATTCATTATCAATCTGTGATAATTGATAGGAAGTTAAAGGAATTTCGGGAACTAAAAAAGTAGATATTTTTGCTTGGGTACCTGCTAATAAACCAGCAAATGAGTCTTCTACTACTATAGATTGTTCCGCTTGCATCGAAAAATGATCTAATACCCTAAGATAAATTTCAGGATCGGGCTTTCCTTTTTTTACCTGTTCACCATAAATAGCATATGAAATGTAAGGCGTAAAGCCGAGAGTATCTATAATTTCTTCTGCACGC
This genomic interval carries:
- a CDS encoding 6-phospho-beta-glucosidase: MYKLSDDFLWGGAVAAHQLEGAWNVGGKGVSVADVMTGAKHGQEREITDGVVEGKHYPNHDGIDHYHHYKEDIALFAEMGFKCFRTSIAWTRIFPNGDESAPNEEGLQFYDDLFDECLKHNIEPVVTLSHFELPLHIVEEYGGFRNRQVIDLFARFATACFARYKDKVKYWMTFNEINNQADYERDFTLFTNSGIKIKEGEDREAIMHQAAHYELVASAKAVQIGHAINPDFEIGCMVNFQPIYPLNSKPEDVLQAQKAMQKRYYFSDVHVFGEYPEYMKAFFKRKNFDLDITEKDLEILKAGKVDYVGFSYYKSATIQHQEENTYYDYNENHDLVENPHLDRSDWDWEIDPIGLRVSMNWLYDRYRIPLFIVENGFGAIDEVGDDGVVHDDYRIEYLGQHIQEMEKAIVEDGVKCLGYTTWGCIDLVSAGTGELRKRYGFIYVDKHDDGSGSLERKAKDSFYWYKEVIDSQGENLNL
- a CDS encoding 6-phospho-beta-glucosidase, which produces MSTFPNDFLWGGATAANQLEGAYLEDGKGLTNVDVIPQGKYRWEVARGLLSYKDVPEGEYYPSHQAIDHYHRFKEDVALFAEMGFKCYRFSIAWSRIFPKGIEDTPNEAGLKFYEELIDELLKYDIEPVVTLSHFDVPLHLVDAIGSWRNRDMVKYFEKFVVTIFNRFKGKVKYYISFNEINMLLHMPFTGAGIHFDGKDKGHKDEITLNGAHHELLASALATKRLKEIDPNAQMGCMLAAGDFYPYSCDPKDVREAQRDNQWNFFFVDVQSRGEYPRWVLKYIDKENIDIEITEEDKQLLKENTVDYITFSYYSSRTSKADVSEEELQSGNAVDNISNPHLQTTEWGWVIDPLGLRITMNTLWDRYQKPLFIVENGLGAKDTVEADGSIHDNYRIDYLRQHIEQMKLAVIEDGIPLLGYTPWGCIDLVSASEGQMEKRYGFIYVDKNDQGEGSLNRSPKDSFYWYKDVIESNGEKL
- a CDS encoding Cof-type HAD-IIB family hydrolase, producing MEAKYIFIDVDGTLLTYKNELPESAVQAIHASQKKGNKVFPVTGRSKAEMYDDILAIGFDGYIGANGAYAEIAGKEIYHHSLSAEQEKRIVDWLKNRGLEFYLESNSGLYGSENFRERGKSTMISYGAYKGQKDLSDISVESVFPEMLFDQNLYRDDVNKISFILEDYQDYLDAKEEFADFAVNTWGGHNEEALFGDIALKNIKKSDAIAYILGFVGASSEDSYAFGDARVDNDMLLYCGTGIAMGNAGESTKAVADYITDDVDKDGLYKAFAHYDLI
- a CDS encoding BglG family transcription antiterminator; the encoded protein is MLDQRSIDIVRILMKQSGDYITAQEIAGFLNVSDRTIRNTIKSLKGSLEDYGAEIKSKRGKGYYLQFNNKRLFNQYFQTEISQKKINTANDRQHFILKGLLLNNRKFAFDSLLSELSISESTLQNDLSKIKEKLSNYQLCLHNQQQKGIYITGKEENKRKFIINYFFISNIDAFTEAFPLYSSLLEGIPTEKIITIIIEEVQKENAELQDYVLYNLFLHIALAIKRLEMGYSVEEENISSYPFKANIATNIVNRLENELNISLPKVEIEYISIALGDTTSQEGMVKDLLAHPDTLAKIIQDLIERVSQKTDFPFYRDSVLKNSLMSHMEGMLNRIEKKHVFKNPLLNEIKNEDTSLFLEIKESLHSIDKWQHLVLSEDEIAFIALHFLAAKERSKRSLQINALVVCASGIGSAEMLKQRLINEYGNYMHVKDTIGYFEINNDSLKDVDIIISAIDLSGIIFNVPVVNVSILLSDVDKEKIDHNLKCIKREKSKSHFNNNDDIWNSLSHTSLLFTYLKRDLFTYYQREISKETVVGNLLDKIQQVEPDFEKEKMIDQLTYREKFGSVAFSKVVAVPHPINAVSKETHIGVAVCQKGIYWDNDHPAIKLVFLLSPGKMNQGNIDSLSRLLLPLLEDRELASEIDQNHISNFDNFIKWLKNKLN
- a CDS encoding histidine phosphatase family protein, producing the protein MVKKLYLMRHGQTLFNQLNRIQGACDSPLTDLGREQAQKVYDYFQEEGIDFQAVYSSTQERACDTTEIVVPQTNYIRKKGLKEWNFGLYEGASEYLNPPHKEGEESYGDYFLDYGGESVDQVAERMTETITEVMDTAGQEEKVLCVSHGGAMYAFYLKWRKQTDQRPHFSNCCILEYSYDEDSEDFSLIKSINVV
- a CDS encoding MurR/RpiR family transcriptional regulator, with the translated sequence MLIKERLDQVQFSPAEQNIVKYILENPSKIEEMTTQEIADITLTNPTSVIRVAKKMNFNGWSSFKKAYVKEFTYLNNQFDSLDANLPFKSEDSPLAIAGRLAAIEQQTLSDTMSLLNEKELKKAQKFLTRAKEIKLFANFSNALISQDFVRMMKRINKHTLIANEYESLVEAYNSDKNTCAILISYTGQNPEIYNVIPLLKKNKTPIISLTGIGDNPIAEKSDCNLNITTRERLYSKIGNFTSNHSIIYLLDLLYSLVFAANYDKNLEHIVKQGQVTDRRKASSSIMEEDE